The genome window CCCCGCCCCTCTTTcacttctcttcctctctgccttgCTTCCCAGGACAGCAACATCCAGGCCTGCCTGCCCCTCACGTTCACCCCCGAGGAGTACGAGAAGCAGGACATTCAGTGAGCACTCGGGACATGGTGGTCACAGTTAAACAGTAGTGGGAGTGGAGGGATCTTAGAAATCCAGGTCTGAGCCaacctcccttcctctctgcagGCTGGTGGCAGCGCTCTCTGTCACTCTAGGCCTCTTTGCCGTGGAGCTGGCCGGTTTCTTCTCAGGAGTTTCCATGTTCAACAGCACCCAGAGCCTCATCTGTATCCTTTCTGTCTGTGCACCTTTTCCACAGCGCCCGTTTCCATCACGACTCCCTCCAGCCATCTAACTAGGCCTTTCTGGCACAGTAGCATCTGTCCTAGCTGGCAAACAGAATCTCTCCAGTTGAGAGATCTTTTTGGGCAATGTGAACGATTTAATACAATCTCCGATCATTTGTTAAGCTCCTGCTATTGCACCAGGCACTGAATATCCcaaaagacacagacacacagagaaatctgtaatTCTCTGTGATAAGCCCTGTGTGATAGGAGTGTGCAAAGATGTGCAACACGATGGAAACTCAGATAGAGGAATGAGAAAGGGGGATCAGGGAAGGCTCTGGATGGGGAACACCAGGGCACTGGAGAGTCCAGTAGAGTGTATGAAGCCACTGTGAGCATTCATGTGTGCCTGGGGTAGATGGGGATCCTACTCCTACCTCCCCTGAAGGGTCCAGGCTGGCCCCTAGATGTAGAGTGGGTAGCCTGGGGTCCCAGCTGTGCAGGTTCAACTTAAGCCGCTACTCACGTGGCTGTCCTAAATCTCAGAAGTCAGGGCTGCCAGCTCTGGCCTTTGCAGTGTGGTGAGGGAGCAAGAGGTGAACCCAAGTGCAGATACCACCCACATCACCAGCCTTTTCTGGCCCATCACCACCTATTGATACAAAGGTTTTCCTTGACCCTGGTGTGTCCCCAAGCTATCGGGGCTCATTGTAGTGCATCTGTGGCCCTATCGTTTTTTATATTCGATCGTTGGGAATGCACCTCATACTGGTACATTTTTGTCTTCTGCAGGTACGGTAGGTAGCACCCAGTGCttggggatggggaaggaggtTTGTTTTAAATCAGGTTTCCCCCACCCAGTATTTTACCACACATATGAGATACCCAGTCCACTCAAGCCTACAGCCTTGAAGTGCCCCCCCCCCGAAACACCCCTCTACACTTTAAAGTGGAGTCTCTGGTTTGGGGATTTGGGGATTTTTATTGGGAGGGGCCCTGAACCCATCACCTACCTTCCGCAGCGCCCTCCCAGCTATCACTGAAACAGCATTATTCGTCAGCGTGTTTGGGCTGAAAAAGAAACCTTTCTGATACCTTCA of Manis javanica isolate MJ-LG chromosome 4, MJ_LKY, whole genome shotgun sequence contains these proteins:
- the TMEM107 gene encoding transmembrane protein 107 isoform X1; the protein is MGRISGLVPSRFLTLLAHLVVVITLFWSRDSNIQACLPLTFTPEEYEKQDIQLVAALSVTLGLFAVELAGFFSGVSMFNSTQSLISIGAHCSASVALSFFIFDRWECTSYWYIFVFCSALPAITETALFVSVFGLKKKPF
- the TMEM107 gene encoding transmembrane protein 107 isoform X2, with the protein product MGRISGLVPSRFLTLLAHLVVVITLFWSRDSNIQACLPLTFTPEEYEKQDIQLVAALSVTLGLFAVELAGFFSGVSMFNSTQSLISIGAHCSASVALSFFIFDRWECTSYWYIFVFCRYAPSQLSLKQHYSSACLG
- the TMEM107 gene encoding transmembrane protein 107 isoform X3: MGRISGLVPSRFLTLLAHLVVVITLFWSRDSNIQACLPLTFTPEEYEKQDIQLVAALSVTLGLFAVELAGFFSGVSMFNSTQSLISIGAHCSASVALSFFIFDRWECTSYWYIFVFCSS